The Nitrospiria bacterium DNA window GGCTCATCGTGGAAGTGAGTGGGTAAATTTTGTCATTACCCGCCTGTCCGGCGGGCACTTGCAGGCAGGGGAAAGCGGAAATCCAGGCCCTTCCCGTCATTCCCGCGAAAGCGGGAATCCAGAAGATGTTGATTTTTTGAATCCTGGATTCCTGCCTACCGGCAGGCGGGCCCGATAAAACCATTCGGGAATGACGAACTGGATTTTGCAGGAACCTCTAATACTTCAAAGGCTTCAACCACAGAATGACTTTGACTTGACCCTTGCCCTGTATGGACCTTAAACACTTTTTAACAATTTTTGCCCACTCGATTACACGAAGACCCAAATTATTAATTGGGCTAGTTTTTTTCTAGGGTTTTTTTGGGAGGGAGATATGCAGTCGGTTAAAATTGTAATTGTGGGGGGTGTTGCGGGAGGGGCCAGTGCTGCGGCCAAAGCCCGCAGAACCAATGAAAAGGCCGAGATCATTATTTTTGAAAAAGGACCTTATGTTTCCTTTGCCAATTGCGGTTTGCCTTATTATATCGGAGGGGACATTGAGGATCGGGATGAGCTTCTCCTCCAAACGCCGGAAGGCTTCTGGAAACGGTTTCGGGTGAAGGTTAAGGTTTTTCATGAGGTCACGGCCATTCGAAGGAAGGATAAAAAAGTTTTGGTGAAAAACCTATTGAATAGGGAAGAAATAGAAGAAAACTATGATAAATTGATTTTGGCCCCCGGGGCGGGTGCCGTGGTTCCACCTCTTCCCGGCATTCAGGCGGAAAATATCTTTTTAGTGAAAACAGTTCCCGACTCAGACAAAATTAAACTGACCATTGATCAATTAAAACCTAAAAAAGCCCTTGTGATTGGGGCGGGTTTTATTGGCCTGGAATCTGCTGAAGCCCTAAAACGAAGGGGTCTTGAGGTGACGGTGGTGGAGCTGGAACCTCAAGTGTTACCTCCTTTTGATATGGATATGGCCCGACTGATCGCCGATCATTTACGGGATGAGGGGATTCATTTGGTTCTCGGGGATGGGATAAAAGCTTTTTCAACCCAAGAGGTCAATGGGGAGGAAAAGGCTTTTGAGGTGGAACTACAAAGCGGAAAGCGACTACCTTTCGATTTGGTCATTTTATCCATCGGTGTCCGCCCGGAAATTCGATTGGCCCAAGAGGCAAAATTAGAAATTGGTTTATCCGGAGGGATAGTGGTCAATTCCCATCAACAAACATCCGATCCGGATATTTTTGCGGCGGGGGATGCCGTGGAGACCTTGCATTTGGTTACGGGAAAACCCACCCGGATTCCCTTGGCAGGGCCCGCCAATAAACAAGGAAGGATTGCAGGAGCCAATGCGGCTGGGGGAAACATGGCATTTAAAGGGGCCTTGGGAACGGCCATCGTTGAATCAATGGGAATTACTGCCGCAAAAACCGGCCTGTCCGAGAAGGAGGCAAAACGTCATGGATTGGATTTTTACGTTTCTGTGATTCATCCTCTAGATCATGCGGAATATTATCCGGGAGCGACGGCGGTCCATATTAAATTGATCATCGAGAAAAAAAACGGCCGAATCTTAGGGGCTCAGATCGTGGGAACCCATGGGGTGGATAAGCGGATTGACGTGATTGCCACGGCTATTATGGCCGGAATGCGGGTTGAAGATTTAGAACATTTGGATTTGGCTTATGCCCCTCAATTTTCCTCTGCGAAGGATCCCGTGGTCATGGCCGGGTTTGTGGCCTCCAATACCTTAAGGGGAGAGACTCAAACCATTACCTGTGAAGAGTTGAAGTCCAGGCTGGATCGAGGGGATGCCATTCAACTGGTGGATGTGAGGACCCGAAAAGAGTATGAGCAGGGAAAAATTCCCGGAGCCCAACTGATTCCGGTGGATGAATTGCGTGACCGGCTTCATGAACTGGATCCTCAGGCTGAGACGGTGGTGTATTGCAAAGTGGGTTTAAGGGGTTACCTGGCGACCCGCATTCTTTTGCAACTGGGGTTTAATAAAGTTCAGAATTTAACCGGAGGGTTTATCTTATGTAAGGATAGGGATTAAAGGCGGGCTGTATAATAGGCTGCCCCAATTAGGGGGGCCCGGCTATTGAGGGAAACTTTTACAGGGATCTGTTTTAAAAGTTTTGAATATCGGCCTTTGTCAAGAAAAGCTTTCATAAAGGTTCCATCTTCCAGCTTTTCAAAAATCTTGGGAGCAATTCCTCCGCCAATAAAAACCCCACTAATGGACAGGGCTTTGAGAGCAAGGTTGCCTGCCTCGGCCCCGTAAATAGAAGCAAATAAATTGAGTGTTTCCACGCAGAGATCATTCTCTCCAGCCAAGCCGATTTGTGTGATCGTTGCACTTGGATCACCACTTTGAAGTCTCTCTTTTAACCAATCCGGTTCCTGATAGGATCCTATGGCTCGAAGAAAACGATAAATATTGAATATGCCTGGGCCAGAAAGAATACGCTCATAGCTGACATGGCCGAGTTCCGAACGTAAAAACTTCAGAAGCTCAATTTCTTGATCGCTTTGGGGTGCAAAATCGGTATGCCCCCCCTCTGAAGCGATGGGAATATAATCACTGCCATTCCAACACAAAAAGGCCTCCCCTAACCCTGTTCCTGCCGCAATGACGGCGATGTTACCTTTTCCCGAAGAAGGAGTCCCTTTATTAAGCTCCGCCATTTCATGAGAAGGTAAAAAGAGCATTCCATAAGCGGCAGCTTCCAGATCATTGAGCAGTTTTACCTTCGGAATTCCCCATGCTTTACTAATTTCTTTTTCATCAAGAACCCAAGGGAGGTTTGTGGTCTCACAGCGTCCGTTTTTCACGGGGCCAGCCACACCAATGCAAATGGCTCCGATTTTTTCGTTTTTGTATTTTTCTAAGAATAAGTTTAGAACCTTTTCAAATTGAGAAAATTCCTGGCTTTTAAAAACCTCTTCATTCACCTGCTCAAGGGATCCTGAATGGTTACGATAGAGCGAAAGAATAGTCTTGGTTCCTCCGATGTCTCCTGCAAGAATCATCACTGTTTCCTTTGTTTGGTTATTTTGTCTTTTCGGAATAGATATTCATAATTTGGGTCAATAGTTTGATGGCCGCTCCTTTTGGCCGTTGAAATGAATTTCGCCCAATAATAGATCCGAAGCCACCTCCATCCCGAATGGCCCTCGCTTCATCGAGAACGGCTTTGTCGTCCTCCTTGGTGGCTCCTCCCGAAAAAATGACAATTCTCCTCCCCTCAAAAGTACTCTGGACCACATGACGTACCCGTTGAGCCAGGGTTTCCACTGGAATCTTTTCCTTTTCATATACCTTTTTTGCTTCTTTTTGTTCAATATGAGCGGTAGGAAGTTTTACCTTGATGATATGTGCCCCTAGTTGGGCGGCTATTTGTGCGGAATAGGCAACGACATCAACGGCGGTTTCTCCCTCTTTACTAATGGCTGCCCCCCTCGGGTAAGACCAAGCCACCGAAACCAATCCAACGGCTTTTGCTTCCGCGGTAATTTCACGAAGTTGTTCGTACATTTCCACACGATGTGCAGAGCCGGGATATATGGTAAACCCTACGCCTGTGCATCCCAATCGCTGGGCGTCCTTTACTGATCCCGTTAC harbors:
- a CDS encoding class I fructose-bisphosphate aldolase, coding for MNKRVQEILGWYKSDNPGTLTNLARFMNHGMLAGTGRMVILPVDQGFEHGPARSFAVNPPSYNPRYHVELALESGCNAYAAPLGFLEAIAGDYPGEIPLILKLNNHDVLQDEKDPISAVTGSVKDAQRLGCTGVGFTIYPGSAHRVEMYEQLREITAEAKAVGLVSVAWSYPRGAAISKEGETAVDVVAYSAQIAAQLGAHIIKVKLPTAHIEQKEAKKVYEKEKIPVETLAQRVRHVVQSTFEGRRIVIFSGGATKEDDKAVLDEARAIRDGGGFGSIIGRNSFQRPKGAAIKLLTQIMNIYSEKTK
- the glk gene encoding glucokinase, whose translation is MILAGDIGGTKTILSLYRNHSGSLEQVNEEVFKSQEFSQFEKVLNLFLEKYKNEKIGAICIGVAGPVKNGRCETTNLPWVLDEKEISKAWGIPKVKLLNDLEAAAYGMLFLPSHEMAELNKGTPSSGKGNIAVIAAGTGLGEAFLCWNGSDYIPIASEGGHTDFAPQSDQEIELLKFLRSELGHVSYERILSGPGIFNIYRFLRAIGSYQEPDWLKERLQSGDPSATITQIGLAGENDLCVETLNLFASIYGAEAGNLALKALSISGVFIGGGIAPKIFEKLEDGTFMKAFLDKGRYSKLLKQIPVKVSLNSRAPLIGAAYYTARL
- a CDS encoding FAD-dependent oxidoreductase, producing MQSVKIVIVGGVAGGASAAAKARRTNEKAEIIIFEKGPYVSFANCGLPYYIGGDIEDRDELLLQTPEGFWKRFRVKVKVFHEVTAIRRKDKKVLVKNLLNREEIEENYDKLILAPGAGAVVPPLPGIQAENIFLVKTVPDSDKIKLTIDQLKPKKALVIGAGFIGLESAEALKRRGLEVTVVELEPQVLPPFDMDMARLIADHLRDEGIHLVLGDGIKAFSTQEVNGEEKAFEVELQSGKRLPFDLVILSIGVRPEIRLAQEAKLEIGLSGGIVVNSHQQTSDPDIFAAGDAVETLHLVTGKPTRIPLAGPANKQGRIAGANAAGGNMAFKGALGTAIVESMGITAAKTGLSEKEAKRHGLDFYVSVIHPLDHAEYYPGATAVHIKLIIEKKNGRILGAQIVGTHGVDKRIDVIATAIMAGMRVEDLEHLDLAYAPQFSSAKDPVVMAGFVASNTLRGETQTITCEELKSRLDRGDAIQLVDVRTRKEYEQGKIPGAQLIPVDELRDRLHELDPQAETVVYCKVGLRGYLATRILLQLGFNKVQNLTGGFILCKDRD